The following are from one region of the Myxocyprinus asiaticus isolate MX2 ecotype Aquarium Trade chromosome 2, UBuf_Myxa_2, whole genome shotgun sequence genome:
- the LOC127412043 gene encoding secretory carrier-associated membrane protein 2-like isoform X2, with protein MQQDPSVTQVTNAAADGIGEYNPFTAGGLNGRTIPISAASQPAVLQTTAEPSPQASVAAGQAELIRQQAELEKKAAELERKEQRLRNQDSAHGRENNWPPLPRFFPIKPCFYQDFNEEIPVEYRRVCKMMYYLWMYHSVTLFLNLLACLAYFTVSTLNGVDFGLSILWFILFTPAALLCWYRPVYKAFQSDSSFSFFFFFFIFSFQVIVYIIQSVGIPRWGNSGWIMAIAMLRTNIAVSVFMMVVACFFSVNAVLSVVLLKMVHSKYRRTGASFQKAQEEFSQGVVSNRTLQTAAASAASSAAQGAFH; from the exons ATGCAGCAG GATCCATCAGTAACTCAGGTGACCAACGCTGCAGCTGATGGCATCGGAGAGTATAACCCATTCACAGCCGGTGGTCTG AATGGACGTACCATACCCATCTCAGCTGCATCTCAACCAGCAGTTCTCCAGACAACAGCGGAGCCCAGTCCTCAG GCCAGTGTAGCTGCTGGACAGGCTGAGCTCATCCGTCAGCAAGCGGAGCTGGAAAAGAAGGCCGCAGAGCTGGAGCGTAAAGAACAAAGGCTTCGGAATCAAGATTCAGCGCATG GCAGAGAAAACAACTGGCCTCCATTGCCAAGGTTTTTCCCGATAAAACCTTGCTTCTATCAagattttaatgaagaaattccTGTAGAATATCGGAGGGTTTGCAAGATGATGTACTACCTTTGGATGT ATCACAGTGTGACACTGTTTCTCAATCTGTTGGCGTGTCTGGCATACTTCACTGTATCTACTCTGAATGGAGTAGACTTTGGACTTTCAATCCTCTGGTTTATTTTGTTCACTCCCGCTGCGCTCCTCTGCTGGTACCGACCTGTATACAAAGcctttca atcagacagctccttcagtttcttctttttcttcttcattttctcATTCCAAGTAATAGTGTACATCATACAGAGTGTTGGGATCCCCCGCTGGGGAAACAG TGGTTGGATCATGGCCATCGCTATGCTCAGAACTAATATAGCAGTGTCGGTGTTTATGATGGTGGTAGCTTGTTTCTTCAGTGTCAACGCTGTGCTGTCAGTCGTCCTACTGAAAATG GTTCATTCCAAGTACAGGCGGACAGGTGCAAGCTTCCAGAAAGCTCAGGAGGAGTTTTCACAGGGGGTCGTTTCTAACCGAACCTTGCAGACTGCAGCGGCCTCGGCTGCATCTTCAGCTGCACAGGGAGCCTTCCATTAA
- the LOC127412043 gene encoding secretory carrier-associated membrane protein 2-like isoform X1, whose protein sequence is MRREVCAHGEFRRQVTRAATHLCLHQDTMSGFDSNPFAEPIDVNPFQDPSVTQVTNAAADGIGEYNPFTAGGLNGRTIPISAASQPAVLQTTAEPSPQASVAAGQAELIRQQAELEKKAAELERKEQRLRNQDSAHGRENNWPPLPRFFPIKPCFYQDFNEEIPVEYRRVCKMMYYLWMYHSVTLFLNLLACLAYFTVSTLNGVDFGLSILWFILFTPAALLCWYRPVYKAFQSDSSFSFFFFFFIFSFQVIVYIIQSVGIPRWGNSGWIMAIAMLRTNIAVSVFMMVVACFFSVNAVLSVVLLKMVHSKYRRTGASFQKAQEEFSQGVVSNRTLQTAAASAASSAAQGAFH, encoded by the exons ATGCGCAGAGAGGTGTGCGCACACGGGGAGTTTCGCAGGCAGGTAACGCGAGCAGCAACACACCTGTGTTTACATCAAGACACAATGTCTGGATTCGACAGTAACCCCTTTGCCGAGCCAATTGATGTAAATCCTTTTCAG GATCCATCAGTAACTCAGGTGACCAACGCTGCAGCTGATGGCATCGGAGAGTATAACCCATTCACAGCCGGTGGTCTG AATGGACGTACCATACCCATCTCAGCTGCATCTCAACCAGCAGTTCTCCAGACAACAGCGGAGCCCAGTCCTCAG GCCAGTGTAGCTGCTGGACAGGCTGAGCTCATCCGTCAGCAAGCGGAGCTGGAAAAGAAGGCCGCAGAGCTGGAGCGTAAAGAACAAAGGCTTCGGAATCAAGATTCAGCGCATG GCAGAGAAAACAACTGGCCTCCATTGCCAAGGTTTTTCCCGATAAAACCTTGCTTCTATCAagattttaatgaagaaattccTGTAGAATATCGGAGGGTTTGCAAGATGATGTACTACCTTTGGATGT ATCACAGTGTGACACTGTTTCTCAATCTGTTGGCGTGTCTGGCATACTTCACTGTATCTACTCTGAATGGAGTAGACTTTGGACTTTCAATCCTCTGGTTTATTTTGTTCACTCCCGCTGCGCTCCTCTGCTGGTACCGACCTGTATACAAAGcctttca atcagacagctccttcagtttcttctttttcttcttcattttctcATTCCAAGTAATAGTGTACATCATACAGAGTGTTGGGATCCCCCGCTGGGGAAACAG TGGTTGGATCATGGCCATCGCTATGCTCAGAACTAATATAGCAGTGTCGGTGTTTATGATGGTGGTAGCTTGTTTCTTCAGTGTCAACGCTGTGCTGTCAGTCGTCCTACTGAAAATG GTTCATTCCAAGTACAGGCGGACAGGTGCAAGCTTCCAGAAAGCTCAGGAGGAGTTTTCACAGGGGGTCGTTTCTAACCGAACCTTGCAGACTGCAGCGGCCTCGGCTGCATCTTCAGCTGCACAGGGAGCCTTCCATTAA